CCTGCCACGAGGACTGAGCCCGCCGTGACCGCCGCCTTCGACGAGGCCGTCCTGCGGGGCGTGGTGCCCCAGGTCATCGCGGTCCTCGTGCGCCGCGGAGCCGACTTCGCGGCGGCCGAGGACGCGGTGCAGGACGCCCTCGTCGAGGCGCTGCGGTCGTGGCCCGACGACCCGCCGCGCGACCCGAAGGGCTGGCTGGTCACGGTGGCGTGGCGACGCTTCGTCGACGCGGTCCGCTCCGAGACCGCGCGGCAGCGACGCGAGTCCGCGGTCGAGGTCGAGCCGGATCCCGGCCCTGCGGCGCAGCGCGACGACACGCTGCAGGTGTTCTTCCTCTGCGCCCACCCGGCCCTGACGCCGACCTCGGCCGTCGCGCTCACGCTGCGTGCCGTCGGCGGCCTCACCACCCGCCAGGTGGCCGAGGCGTTCCTCGTGCCCGAGGCGACCATGGCCCAGCGGATCAGCCGGGCGAAGCGGACCATCGCCGGCGAGCCGTTCGACCGGCCCGGCGACCTCGCGACGGTGCGGCGGGTGCTCTACCTCGTCTTCAACGAGGGCTACGGCGGCGACGTCGACCTCGCCGCCGAGGCGATCCGGCTGGCCCGCGAGCTCGCCGCCCTCGCCCGCGACCCCGAGACCGACGGGCTGCTGGCACTGATGCTGCTCCACCACGCCCGACGCGCGGCCCGCACCCGCGCCGACGGCACCCTCGTCCCGCTCGCCGAGCAGGACCGTTCGCTGTGGGACACGGACGCCGTCGCCGAGGGCGTACGCCTCCTGCAGGCGGCCCTGGCGCGCGAGCGCCGTGGCGAGTACCAGCTGCAGGCCGCCATCGCCGCCCTGCACGCCGACGCCGCGAGCGCGCCGGAGACCGACTGGGTGCAGGTCGTGCAGTGGTACGACGAGCTGCTGGCGCTCACCGGCAGCCCGGTCGTCCGGCTCAACCGGGCGGTCGCGGTGGGCGAGGCCGACGGTGCCCGCTCCGGGCTCGCCGCCCTCGCCGAGGTCGACCCCGCCCTTCCGCGGCACCGGGCGGCCGCGGCGTACCTGCACGAGCGCAACGGCGACCTCGCGCTCGCGGCGCGCCTCTACGCCGAGGCCGCCGACCTCGCCACGAGCCAGCCCGAGCGCGTGCACCTGATCCGGCAGGCGGCCCGTCTCAACGGCGCCGGCTGACGCACGCGCGGCGGACAGCGCGCCCACAGCAGGCACACAGCAACGCGCGGCAGGATGGGGCCATGACCGTGCCCCAG
Above is a genomic segment from Nocardioides okcheonensis containing:
- a CDS encoding RNA polymerase sigma factor gives rise to the protein MTAAFDEAVLRGVVPQVIAVLVRRGADFAAAEDAVQDALVEALRSWPDDPPRDPKGWLVTVAWRRFVDAVRSETARQRRESAVEVEPDPGPAAQRDDTLQVFFLCAHPALTPTSAVALTLRAVGGLTTRQVAEAFLVPEATMAQRISRAKRTIAGEPFDRPGDLATVRRVLYLVFNEGYGGDVDLAAEAIRLARELAALARDPETDGLLALMLLHHARRAARTRADGTLVPLAEQDRSLWDTDAVAEGVRLLQAALARERRGEYQLQAAIAALHADAASAPETDWVQVVQWYDELLALTGSPVVRLNRAVAVGEADGARSGLAALAEVDPALPRHRAAAAYLHERNGDLALAARLYAEAADLATSQPERVHLIRQAARLNGAG